A single Chryseobacterium sp. DNA region contains:
- a CDS encoding helix-turn-helix transcriptional regulator, giving the protein MVLLKKINIFAVYSKMMRHTFLLLFTLFYSFFFTQNRTVDSLRLLNYEELKNKFNTYDETDKKLEAKTISKYYLAKAKKEKNILEIAEGYNLIHFNEDFPRALQYIDSLAAITKGVEGDLYPARTYIIKGNLFYKYDNLKAALDHYILGLEYAKKQKNLKQIAYANMNIAYLNSYMGKNAEAAKTFRYYLYHSGNITDEYQHDQMRVSLIYCYLKINKIDSANFLIQEGLHSPFVNKNKYNKSQYLYLLGQFNLKVKNYKAAITDLSEAYHYFSSINDNNQNYVLYSLGKCYDALKDREKAVQYFTKIDSHIKKTNITFPELREVYTYLIDHYKENDDKEKQLYYIERFLKVDKKLDAQFEYLSTELPKKYDTPNLLQEKENIIKDLKNRKRILYASISILVIILVLILFLYYKAKKTAVQHRKIAQELIHGIEKRNFESPDLKKEISVPQISEQVEIENKAIKTVPEDVSLFILKELETFENKQLFLKNGITLASLAKNIKTNTTYLSEVINTHKGKNFTSYLNDLRIDYALKRLVKDKKFRSYKLPAIADELGYNNVQAFSMAFKKNTGTTPSIYIKEIENSMTA; this is encoded by the coding sequence ATGGTTTTGTTAAAAAAAATAAATATTTTTGCAGTGTATAGCAAAATGATGAGACATACATTTCTACTTTTATTTACATTATTTTACAGTTTCTTTTTTACTCAAAACAGAACAGTTGACAGCTTAAGATTATTGAACTATGAAGAGTTAAAAAATAAGTTTAACACTTATGATGAAACAGATAAAAAACTTGAAGCAAAAACAATTTCTAAATATTATCTGGCAAAAGCAAAAAAAGAAAAAAATATTCTTGAAATTGCAGAAGGCTATAATCTTATTCATTTTAATGAAGACTTTCCGCGGGCTTTACAGTATATTGATAGCCTGGCTGCGATTACAAAAGGAGTGGAAGGAGATTTATATCCAGCCAGAACTTACATCATCAAAGGAAATCTATTTTATAAATATGACAACTTAAAAGCAGCGCTGGATCATTATATTTTAGGTTTGGAATATGCCAAAAAGCAAAAAAACTTAAAGCAGATTGCCTATGCAAATATGAATATTGCCTATTTAAATAGTTATATGGGTAAAAATGCCGAAGCGGCAAAAACGTTTAGGTATTATTTATATCACTCCGGCAATATAACGGACGAATACCAGCATGACCAAATGCGGGTAAGTCTTATTTATTGTTATCTCAAAATTAATAAAATTGATTCTGCTAATTTCCTGATTCAGGAAGGATTACATTCTCCGTTTGTAAACAAAAATAAGTATAATAAAAGTCAATATTTGTATTTATTAGGCCAATTCAATCTTAAAGTAAAAAATTATAAAGCAGCGATTACTGATTTATCAGAGGCTTACCATTATTTTTCAAGCATTAATGATAACAATCAAAATTATGTATTATATAGCCTTGGAAAATGTTATGATGCATTAAAAGACAGAGAAAAGGCAGTACAGTATTTTACCAAAATAGATTCTCATATAAAAAAAACCAATATTACTTTTCCTGAATTACGAGAAGTATACACTTACCTTATAGATCACTACAAAGAAAATGATGATAAAGAAAAGCAGCTTTATTATATTGAACGTTTTTTGAAAGTAGATAAAAAGCTGGATGCACAGTTTGAATATTTATCAACAGAGTTGCCTAAAAAGTATGATACACCTAATCTTTTGCAGGAAAAGGAAAATATTATTAAAGATTTAAAAAACAGGAAAAGAATTTTGTATGCTTCTATTAGTATTTTAGTTATAATACTTGTATTGATTTTATTCCTTTATTATAAAGCAAAGAAAACAGCAGTCCAACACAGAAAAATTGCCCAGGAATTAATTCATGGCATTGAAAAAAGAAACTTTGAATCTCCCGACCTTAAAAAAGAAATTTCTGTCCCTCAAATATCTGAACAGGTTGAAATAGAAAATAAAGCAATCAAAACAGTTCCGGAAGACGTTAGTCTGTTTATTCTAAAGGAATTGGAAACCTTTGAAAATAAACAGCTTTTTTTGAAAAACGGGATTACATTAGCCAGTCTGGCAAAAAATATAAAAACCAACACAACTTATTTATCTGAGGTTATTAATACCCATAAAGGAAAGAATTTCACCTCTTATCTTAATGATTTACGTATTGATTATGCTTTGAAGCGGCTCGTAAAAGATAAAAAATTCAGGTCTTACAAGCTACCTGCTATTGCAGATGAACTTGGCTATAATAACGTACAAGCATTTTCAATGGCATTTAAGAAAAATACCGGTACTACCCCGTCTATCTACATCAAAGAAATTGAAAATTCAATGACAGCTTAA
- a CDS encoding aldo/keto reductase, whose product MQTVTLNNGIKMPILGFGVFQIPDPAECERAVIDAIETGYRLIDTAASYLNETSVGNGIKNSGIDRGDLFITTKLWVQDTGYEKTKAAFHKSLERLQLDYLDLYLIHQPYGDIFGSWKAMQELYHEGKIKAIGVANFHSDRLMDLIMNSGFTPAVNQIETHPFHQQAERQKFLQENDVQIQSWGPFAEGKNNIFHNEILSAVGEKYNKSIAQVILRWLIQRNIVAIPKSVRKERMAENFNIFDFELSPEDLQTIALLDTGSSLFFDHRDPAMVKWLSGRKLDL is encoded by the coding sequence ATGCAAACAGTTACATTGAACAACGGAATAAAAATGCCGATTTTAGGGTTTGGCGTTTTCCAAATACCCGACCCCGCTGAATGTGAAAGAGCAGTTATAGACGCCATTGAAACGGGTTACAGACTTATCGACACCGCTGCATCCTACCTGAATGAAACCTCAGTGGGCAATGGTATTAAAAACAGCGGTATTGACAGAGGTGACTTGTTCATAACCACCAAGCTCTGGGTACAGGATACAGGCTATGAGAAAACAAAAGCTGCCTTTCATAAATCTTTGGAAAGACTGCAGTTGGACTATCTGGACCTCTATCTGATCCATCAGCCGTATGGCGATATTTTCGGTTCCTGGAAAGCCATGCAGGAATTATATCACGAAGGAAAAATAAAAGCTATCGGGGTAGCCAATTTCCATTCCGACAGGCTGATGGATTTAATAATGAACAGCGGCTTTACCCCTGCGGTCAACCAGATTGAGACACACCCTTTCCATCAACAGGCAGAGCGTCAAAAGTTTCTTCAGGAAAATGATGTACAGATACAATCCTGGGGACCTTTTGCAGAGGGAAAAAACAACATATTTCATAATGAAATACTATCGGCTGTCGGCGAAAAATATAATAAATCAATAGCACAGGTAATTCTCAGATGGTTAATTCAAAGAAATATCGTTGCCATTCCAAAATCTGTCCGTAAAGAAAGAATGGCTGAAAATTTCAATATTTTCGACTTCGAACTTTCCCCAGAAGATTTGCAAACCATCGCTCTGCTGGACACCGGTTCAAGCCTGTTCTTTGATCATAGAGATCCTGCTATGGTAAAATGGCTGAGCGGGAGAAAACTGGATCTATAA
- a CDS encoding AraC family transcriptional regulator, with amino-acid sequence MEQAYNFDTVSQYNAFNNHETLHPLVSIIDFSKAEERTGSRMTFGLYCIFLKEIHCGDLKYGCSHYDYEKGTLVFISPGQVIDVENKVDYYQPIGYGLVFHPDLIKGTSLGKNLSGYSFFSYNTNEALHLSERERKIVFDCFSQIENELSQVVDKHSKKLIASNIELFLNYCERFYDRQFITRENVNKGILENFEELLNSYFVSEKPYSVGLPSVAYFADELHLSANYFGDLIKKETGKSAQEYIQNKIIDIAKDKVFDNTKTISEIAYDLGFKYPQHFNRFFKQRVGYTPNAYRNLN; translated from the coding sequence ATGGAACAGGCATATAATTTTGACACGGTAAGTCAGTACAATGCTTTTAATAATCATGAAACCCTGCATCCGCTGGTCAGCATCATTGATTTTTCAAAAGCGGAGGAAAGAACCGGTTCACGGATGACATTCGGGCTTTACTGTATTTTCCTTAAAGAAATACACTGCGGAGATTTAAAATATGGATGCAGTCATTATGATTATGAGAAAGGTACGCTGGTATTCATTTCTCCCGGTCAGGTAATTGACGTCGAGAATAAGGTCGATTATTATCAGCCAATAGGATATGGCCTGGTTTTTCATCCTGACCTGATAAAAGGGACCTCTCTCGGTAAAAATCTCAGCGGATACAGTTTTTTCAGTTACAATACCAACGAAGCTCTGCATTTATCTGAGAGGGAAAGAAAAATTGTTTTTGACTGTTTTTCTCAGATTGAAAATGAGCTGAGCCAAGTGGTAGATAAACACAGCAAAAAATTGATTGCCTCCAATATTGAACTGTTCCTGAATTATTGTGAACGATTTTATGACCGTCAGTTTATCACCAGGGAAAACGTTAATAAAGGAATACTGGAAAATTTTGAAGAATTACTGAACAGTTATTTTGTATCCGAAAAACCATACAGTGTGGGTCTTCCTTCAGTAGCTTATTTTGCAGATGAGCTTCATTTATCGGCCAATTATTTTGGTGATCTTATTAAAAAGGAGACCGGAAAATCTGCACAGGAATATATTCAGAATAAAATTATTGATATAGCCAAAGATAAGGTCTTTGACAATACTAAAACAATCAGCGAAATTGCATATGATTTAGGCTTTAAATACCCACAACATTTCAACAGATTTTTTAAACAGCGTGTGGGATATACTCCTAATGCATATAGAAATTTAAATTGA